In Tachysurus vachellii isolate PV-2020 chromosome 10, HZAU_Pvac_v1, whole genome shotgun sequence, the following proteins share a genomic window:
- the il17a/f1 gene encoding interleukin 17a/f1, which produces MALKTTILTLPYVMMMMMMMMTVTQAAPQKVKMNVHHKAPSSEDASPKLFILEDLEQEIKPASHSIRPIHNDSISPWETRYTHDSNRIPSYLPEARCLLSGCLNQDGVETLELESRRIFWQVPVLQRVRRGDDKSYYFRLEYKTISVGCTCVRPYVEQI; this is translated from the exons ATGGCTTTAAAAACCACAATCTTAACG TTACcatatgtgatgatgatgatgatgatgatgatgacggtaACCCAGGCTGCTCCACAGAAGGTAAAAATGAACGTTCATCATAAAGCTCCAAGCTCTGAAGACGCATCGCCAAAACTCTTCATCCTTGAGGATCTGGAACAGGAAATCAAACCGGCGTCACACTCCATCAGACCCATCCACAATGACTCCATCTCACCCTGGGAGACCag ATATACGCATGATTCGAATCGGATTCCGTCTTATCTCCCTGAGGCTCGCTGTCTCCTGAGTGGATGTTTAAACCAGGACGGTGTTGAGACGCTGGAGTTGGAGTCCAGACGGATCTTCTGGCAGGTCCCGGTCCTGCAGCGAGTTCGCCGTGGTGATGACAAAAGCTACTACTTCAGACTGGAATATAAAACCATCTCAGTGGGCTGCACCTGTGTCCGGCCGTATGTGGAGCAGATCTGA